A section of the Aneurinibacillus migulanus genome encodes:
- a CDS encoding DMT family transporter, translated as MENLKIAYLQLALSMSFVGANVAVGKIIVQEVPIFLFSEIRFLIALLFLIPMLLMSRQPKVDMQKGHWLFLFLQSFFGVFLFSVLMLYGVLFTSATSAGIITSTVPAIIALLSFFFLRERLSVPQMFSIGLVVIGISIITFQDNRSHTGGNYALLGNILVFGAVISEALFTIFAKKLSNVLSPIQMSTGVNIVGLLLFLPFAIKEAISFDFIHLEVSMWLLIIYYAITASVLSFVLWYLGVAKVKASIAGIFTGFIPIAATLVGIIFLQEAFDWNKAIGMVSVLAAIVLGTRGTLTQEKEQIQNI; from the coding sequence GTGGAAAATTTGAAGATAGCTTACTTACAACTTGCTTTATCTATGTCATTTGTAGGGGCAAATGTTGCCGTAGGGAAAATCATTGTACAAGAGGTTCCGATATTCCTTTTTTCAGAAATTAGATTTTTAATTGCTTTATTATTTCTTATTCCTATGCTTCTCATGAGTCGTCAACCAAAAGTAGATATGCAAAAAGGACATTGGTTGTTCTTATTTTTACAGTCTTTTTTTGGCGTTTTCTTGTTTAGTGTGTTAATGCTATATGGAGTTCTCTTTACTTCTGCCACCTCGGCTGGAATTATTACAAGTACAGTACCGGCAATCATCGCTTTACTATCTTTTTTCTTTTTAAGGGAACGGCTATCTGTACCTCAGATGTTTTCTATCGGTCTTGTAGTAATAGGTATATCCATTATTACTTTTCAAGATAATCGCTCACATACAGGAGGAAATTATGCGCTATTGGGAAACATTCTTGTGTTCGGCGCTGTAATATCAGAAGCACTGTTTACTATTTTTGCAAAAAAATTATCTAATGTGTTGAGTCCTATTCAAATGTCTACCGGAGTAAATATAGTAGGGCTTCTTTTATTTCTTCCTTTCGCTATAAAAGAAGCCATTTCTTTTGATTTTATTCATTTGGAAGTATCTATGTGGTTACTTATTATCTACTATGCAATAACCGCAAGCGTACTTTCATTTGTGCTTTGGTACCTTGGAGTTGCAAAAGTTAAGGCAAGCATTGCAGGGATTTTTACCGGTTTTATTCCAATTGCTGCTACACTAGTAGGTATCATCTTCTTGCAAGAAGCATTTGACTGGAATAAAGCAATAGGAATGGTTAGTGTACTGGCGGCAATCGTTTTAGGAACAAGAGGTACGTTAACACAGGAAAAAGAGCAGATACAGAATATCTGA
- a CDS encoding antibiotic biosynthesis monooxygenase family protein, which translates to MFIETKTIIVKEGTSDKVVSRFSQEGAIEKSEGFIDLSVLVKKSRKGDEEVVVMIRWDSEESWKNWEKSEAHLEGHRQSRGKPKPDHIISSSHSTYEVKAIKGA; encoded by the coding sequence ATGTTTATTGAAACCAAAACCATTATTGTCAAGGAAGGCACTTCTGATAAAGTCGTAAGTCGTTTCAGCCAAGAGGGAGCTATTGAAAAATCTGAAGGGTTTATCGATTTGAGCGTTTTGGTTAAGAAAAGCAGAAAAGGTGATGAAGAAGTCGTTGTCATGATTCGTTGGGATTCTGAAGAATCATGGAAAAATTGGGAGAAGAGTGAAGCCCATCTTGAAGGTCACAGACAAAGCAGAGGAAAGCCGAAGCCGGATCATATTATTAGTTCCAGCCATAGCACATATGAGGTTAAAGCAATCAAGGGTGCATAA
- a CDS encoding class I fructose-bisphosphate aldolase, with amino-acid sequence MSKVRRMSRIFANDGKSITLALDRYNFASDTDGIDRTIEILPELVESGLDTVLVTYGMAKTHEKQFQNVGLLIRADITSGIFDPSVPSTEGFVTVEDALRLGADGVISMTFPGAHNEVASHRIAWELARESDKWNMVFMCETLPYGYAVTTPESNKPEIIAASARVGTELGADIIKTRFSGEPGDAEIVKRAQRPVLALGGPKTDDQLQYFKFVRHCMDVGAKGVAVGRNIVQDPTPKRMVAALNHIVHNDGTAEEAFEIYQA; translated from the coding sequence ATGTCAAAGGTAAGACGTATGTCAAGAATTTTTGCAAATGATGGAAAGTCGATTACGCTTGCATTGGATCGTTATAATTTTGCTAGTGATACGGATGGCATTGATCGTACGATAGAAATTCTACCTGAATTGGTTGAGAGTGGACTTGATACGGTTCTCGTAACGTATGGAATGGCAAAGACACACGAAAAACAATTCCAAAATGTAGGGCTATTAATTAGGGCAGATATTACGAGTGGTATATTCGATCCGAGTGTACCAAGTACTGAAGGCTTTGTTACTGTAGAAGACGCCTTAAGACTTGGAGCTGATGGCGTAATTTCCATGACATTCCCAGGAGCGCATAATGAAGTAGCTTCACACAGAATTGCCTGGGAACTAGCACGTGAATCGGATAAATGGAACATGGTGTTTATGTGTGAAACATTGCCATATGGCTATGCTGTAACCACTCCTGAATCCAATAAACCTGAAATCATTGCAGCATCTGCAAGGGTTGGTACTGAGTTAGGCGCAGATATTATTAAAACAAGATTTTCAGGGGAACCAGGGGATGCGGAAATCGTAAAACGAGCGCAAAGGCCTGTATTAGCTTTAGGTGGTCCGAAGACAGATGACCAATTGCAATACTTCAAATTTGTGAGACATTGTATGGATGTAGGTGCTAAAGGAGTAGCCGTAGGACGTAATATTGTGCAAGATCCAACTCCTAAAAGGATGGTTGCGGCATTAAACCACATTGTTCATAACGATGGCACTGCAGAGGAAGCATTTGAGATATACCAAGCGTAG